The Rhododendron vialii isolate Sample 1 chromosome 5a, ASM3025357v1 genome contains a region encoding:
- the LOC131326330 gene encoding uncharacterized protein LOC131326330: MGESSASYIHLVQHLIEECILFNMSREECMDALSKHANIMPVITSTVWKELEKENKEFFQAYAKDKEERESEMETTQRIHKRLLDSSKKDINDRD, from the exons ATGGGAGAATCTTCTGCTTCATATATACACTTG GTGCAGCACCTTATAGAAGAGTGCATATTATTCAACATGAGCAGAGAAGAGTGCATGGATGCTCTCTCCAAACATGCTAATATCATGCCAGTCATTACTTCCACAG TGTGGAAAGAGCTAGAGAAAGAGAACAAGGAGTTCTTCCAGGCTTATGCAAAAgacaaagaggagagagaaagtgaaatGGAGACGACGCAAAGAATTCACAAGAGGCTGTTGGATTCTTCCAAAAAAGATATCAATGACCGCGACTAG